Part of the Leptolyngbya sp. BL0902 genome, GCCGCAGTAATATTCTCCCCACCGCAGCGCCCGGTTGAGGTCGGTATCCACACAGGTGAAGCCCACCACTTGACCGTTGATCAGGCCATAGACATCCTGCCAGCCTGAATTATTGGAGGCAAAGCGAACAGCGCTGACGGTTTGGCAGTTTTGAATCAGGCGATTGCCCATCTGGCCCATGAACTGGGGCGAGGAGAGCACCGTCGTCTGCCCCAGTCCGCCTAGCATCAGGGTCATCTCGTGGGGCCGATCTCGATGGGGTGAGCGGTCGCTGGGGTCGAGGAAGGTCGTATCCAAGAAACTCTGATTGACGGCGGCAAGGCGAGATCGTTCCGCCGCCAGTTGGCGATGACAGGTTTCGCTGAGGGCAACCGGGCCGCGCACCACAAAGTCGCTCCGTACCCAGCCCACCGCCCCCGATACCTCAAACCGTAGCCGATGCCACTGGGGGCAGTCTAAGGCCGCACCGCAAGCCTCCATGGCCGACTCCAGAATAACCACCCGATCCCCTGCGATCCCATAGTGCTGGGCCACAAAGCGGGTACCGGGGCCAGTGCGGATGTTAATCTGAGACCCCGGTTCAGCGGTCAGCGATCCCCGCTCAGGGCTCTGGGTTTGGGCCAAGGATTGACCCTGGGCCACGGCGGGAGCCTGAGCCAACGGCCCCCCCGTGATGCCCAACCCTGCGCCCAGCCATACCCCTAGGCTCAGCCAAACCCCGTGATTTGCCATGGTTGTTCTGCTCCTTGTCGGGCTTGAGATGCTAGGTCAAGGCAGCACTAACCTAAGGTTGCCTTGGCCTCAGGGTGAGTCGCTGCTCATCGCGGTTAATAGCTATCTTCGCTGGTGGCGGTGTGCAAGGCTAGGTCGTGGTTAGCCTGGTTCAGGCGGTCGGCGATGGCCTTGCGCCACTTCAAACTCACCTGATCATCGGCCAACATGTCCTGGGCTTCTTCTCGGTAGGTAGCTCCTTGCACCGCATCGACTTCTTCAATGTGTTGGAGATGGGACAGAACTTCTCTGGGCGTCGTCATGGTTCAATCCTTTGATTAGATGATGGCTGGTCTGGGGCAAAGCCTACCCATCGGCAGATCACACCCCAGTAAGGGGAATGGGGTAGATAAAGGCCCAATCGCCAACCGCTGGACGTTGGTCATGGTTTTATTGTGGGCCAGAGCCTTCCCCCTCAACCATTTCCCTAGGGAACCTTTACGCCCTGAAATGGTTGTTAGCAGTTTGCAGCAGAACTTTGCAATCGCCATCAACCAACCAATGGCCTAGGGCCAAAAATTCGATAAATCTGCTAAATATGGTGATCTCAAAGACTGGATTGTAAAAAAGCGTTAACTTTTTCATCCTTTAGCCCCTGCATGATCCTCCCTGGGGGCTCTCTGGGCAGAGTAGCATTATTAGACTTCAGGTTTCTGTGTTCTCTACTTTAGGTTAGCCTCAATGGCAACTTGGAATGAATCTCTCAAGATTGGCGTCCCTCTGATTGATGTTCAGCATCAGCAACTCTTTGACCAAATGGATCTCTTGGTCGATTCAATTCGCAACAAAAAAGACTTCAAGCAGATCAAGAATATTCTTCACTTCCTCAAGATGTACGTTGCCAATCATTTTGGCTATGAAGAGCAATGTATGCATCTCTATAAGTGCCCCATGGCAGGGCAGAATCAACTTGCCCACCTATACTTTAATAAACGACTGACAGAAATTGAGGTGCTGGTAGATTCTGCCCAGTCCCTCGACCATGTGGCCGATAAAGTTAGCCAAGAACTCATTCACTGGTTTGTGAATCATGTTCGCGGTATTGATTCCAACCTTGGCCCCTGCGCCCAGCCTACAGGGTAGGGTTATCCCTCTTGGTCGGGTTGCAGGGGAGCCGATTCATCCGGTTGGCTGAAGAGGCCAAACAGTGGCCCCAACCCTGCACCAATGGCAAAGCCTCCCGCATGGGCCCAATAGGCAATGCCACCCCCCTCCATACCAATCATGGTGGGGGTCTCTAGGCTGTCAAAACCATAGACTGCCTGCTGTAGAAACCACAGTCCTAGATAAAAAATGGCGGGAATTTTCAGCGGCAGGGGCAATGGCCCAAAGGGAACGAGGGTGAGAATGCGCACCCCTGGAAACCGAAAAATATAGGCTCCCATCACCCCAGCAATGGCTCCACTCGCGCCCAGGGAGGGAATGGTCGATTCCATGGCAAAGCCCCACTGAACAAGGTTAGCCAAGATGCCACAGGTGAGGTAGAACAGCACAAATCGGAAAGACCCCATTTGGTCTTCTACATTGTTGCCAAAAATCCATAGATAGAGCATATTCCCCAGCAGATGCAGCAGCCCACCATGGAGAAATTGACTGGTGATTAAGGTCATCCACTCCAGGGTATTAGGTATGGAAACTGCCGTCGATAGACTATTAGAAAAAGCCTGAGGAATCACTGCCCAGGTTTGAAAAAATGCGTTCAAATCCCCAGGCGATAGGCTTAGTTCGTAGAGGAAAATCGACATATTGAGGACAATTAGCCCGTAGGTCATGTAGGGCGTGCGTTGGCCAGGATTGTAATCTTTGAGGGGAACCACCGTGCTTCTCCTAGGGCTGAGACGTTTGTTATAGGGTAGACGGTTTCTCTGGATGAATTTGCTGCCTTACCTCAGCCAATGGGCCAGCATCGCTGCCCAGCAAAGAACTAACACCTCCGTCCACTCCACGGTGGCCCCGTAGGTGTCTCCGGTGTGCCCCCCCAAACGGCGCTGAAACCAAGCTCCTACCAACAGCGCCAAAACCAGTGCCCCCGCTCCTGTCCCCAACGCCAAAAAACGCTGATTGGGCCAGATCCAGATCCACGTCATCACCGCTAATCCGCTGGCCAACACCCCTTCCAGCACCCCCCAGGGTAGCCGCAGGTGGGGTTTGTGGAATGCTCCTTTGCCCGTCGCCTTGAGGTAGGGATAGCGGGCGATAGCCACCACCTGCCCCCATCGCCCCCCTAGGGCCGCCAGCACAAGGCTCCCCGGTCGCCCCAGCGCCAACTCGGCCAGGGCCAGGGTCTTCAGCCCCAGGATGGCTATCGCAACCATCACCCCAAAGGCTCCACTGTGGCTATCGGCCATCACCGCTAGCCGTCGATCTGGATCCTGCACCGCTAGGCCATCGGCGGTATCCATGGCCCCATCTAGGTGCAAGCCCCCCGTCAGCCAGAGCCACAGCCCCACCACCAGGGCACTGCGGAACAATGTCGTTAGCCCCAGCGTCTCTAATGTCCAGTCTACGCTCGACAAGCCTAGGCCCAACCCCAGACCCACCCACGGAGCCAAGGCCGCAATGCCCTCAAACTGCGGCACCCACCATCGAGGCAGCGGCAGGATGGTATAAAACAGCAGGGCACCCCCCAACTGCGCCCACCAGCGGGCCAAGGGAGCCAAAACCTCGATCCATCGTGGACTCACCGGGTCTCCTTCAGGGGGCTTCCCCTAGAATGCTTCCTGTTAGGGATGGCTAGGGCGGTTTTCTGCCAAAGTACTGGGCAGCGCTGTTTTCAAGGTACAGCCTAGGGCGTCAACATAGGGCATGAACGCAGGGTGCTGAGCCAGCCTGGGCTAGCATCACAAAATATTTCGGCACCATCTTTCGGCACCATCGCGTAAGTAGGGGCATTGCACCGAAATCTGCCCTAGGATGAGGCTTT contains:
- a CDS encoding bacteriohemerythrin, which gives rise to MATWNESLKIGVPLIDVQHQQLFDQMDLLVDSIRNKKDFKQIKNILHFLKMYVANHFGYEEQCMHLYKCPMAGQNQLAHLYFNKRLTEIEVLVDSAQSLDHVADKVSQELIHWFVNHVRGIDSNLGPCAQPTG
- the cobS gene encoding adenosylcobinamide-GDP ribazoletransferase, whose product is MSPRWIEVLAPLARWWAQLGGALLFYTILPLPRWWVPQFEGIAALAPWVGLGLGLGLSSVDWTLETLGLTTLFRSALVVGLWLWLTGGLHLDGAMDTADGLAVQDPDRRLAVMADSHSGAFGVMVAIAILGLKTLALAELALGRPGSLVLAALGGRWGQVVAIARYPYLKATGKGAFHKPHLRLPWGVLEGVLASGLAVMTWIWIWPNQRFLALGTGAGALVLALLVGAWFQRRLGGHTGDTYGATVEWTEVLVLCWAAMLAHWLR
- a CDS encoding rhomboid family intramembrane serine protease, giving the protein MVPLKDYNPGQRTPYMTYGLIVLNMSIFLYELSLSPGDLNAFFQTWAVIPQAFSNSLSTAVSIPNTLEWMTLITSQFLHGGLLHLLGNMLYLWIFGNNVEDQMGSFRFVLFYLTCGILANLVQWGFAMESTIPSLGASGAIAGVMGAYIFRFPGVRILTLVPFGPLPLPLKIPAIFYLGLWFLQQAVYGFDSLETPTMIGMEGGGIAYWAHAGGFAIGAGLGPLFGLFSQPDESAPLQPDQEG